TGCTGATGTACACCGATGGAATCTATGAGTCATCTAACATCAACGGTGATGAGTGGGGGATAGAGCGTCTGGAGAAAGCATATCGTGAGGGGGGCTGTGAAAGCATGGAGGCGCTGCTAGACTACATTGACCAGAGAGCGATGGCCTGGATGGGGGAAAAGGGATTTGATGATGACGTTTGTCTCATTGGTGTTAGGATGAAAGGTGCCAATGGGCTGGGGCTGTAGAGTGGATAAAGAAATGATACCTCCTGAAGAAGATAGACTGGAACTTGCCTTGCGGGCCTCGAATGAGGGGATCTGGCAGTGGCGCGTGAGTGATCATAGTGTGCAGTATTCTGACAGGGTCCTGGGGTTTCTAGACTGTAGTTCTGATAATGCCCCCAATATATTTACAGATATCGACCGATGTTTTCATGAGAATGACCGGGAGCACTTCAAAAGAGTACTGGAAGGAGTGCTCAAGCAGGATGGTAAAGAGCTGTTTGGGGTGGATATCAGATTTCTGAAGGACAGCGGTTCCATTAGCTGGCTGAGGATCCGTGGGGCTTGTGTGCGTGATGATGAAGGTTATCCCCTCATGATTGCTGGATCCATCATCGACATCTCACGGCGCAAGGAGGCTGAGTTGGCTCTTGAGGAAGAACGGCATTTGATCAGAATGCTGATCGAGAACATTCCTAACAATGTTTATTTCAAGGATATGGATAGCCGCTTTGTCATGGCTAACCAGGCCACTGCTGAAAAGATGGGGCTGAAGAATAGTGCTGAACTTATCGGGAAGACGGATCATGATTTCTTCACCGCTCAGCATGCCGACAAATCTCGCCGTGATGAGCTGGAGATCATGCTCTCTGGCCATCCACAGGAATCTACGGTGGAGCGTGAGACATGGGTGGGGCAGGAAGATTCCTATGTGATTACCACAAAAATTCCGTGGTATGACCGTAGAGGCAATGTCAAGGGAACCTTTGGGGTTACCAGTGATGTCTCGGCTCTCGTGACCACCCAGTTGAGGCTCTCCAAAGTGGCGGAGGAGCTTCGTATCAGGAATAGAATTTATGAGGAAGAGCTTCAGCTCGCTCACGATATCCAGCGTGCCGTTCTCGATGACGAAATTCCGGATATTTCTATCCAGGGCGGCCATCAGCTCTCATTTGCCACAAAGTACATTCCCGCCAGTGAAATGGCTGGAGACTTCTATGAGGTGATTCCTATCTCGAAGACTGAGGTTGGGCTACTGATTTGTGATGTGATGGGGCATGGAGTCCGCTCTGCCCTGATTGTTTCCATGTTGCGTGGTTTGTTAGAGCGAGAGAGAGATTCCGCCAGATTGCCTGAGTGGCTACTCTATGGGCTGAATGATGGTTTGTACCGTATCTTGAATAAGTCAGGAATCACGATGTTCGCCACAGCCTTGTATATGGTATTTGATCTAGAAGCGGGGCGGATTAATTACTCTAGCGCCGGACATCCTATGCCTATGCTCAAGAAGGACGGTAAAGTTTCCTTCCTTAAAAGTGATCAAGAGGTGGTCGGGCCTGCGCTTGGTCTACTGCCTGAGACTCCCTATTGTGGGGACTCTCTGTCTTTCGATGCTTTTAACCAACTCTATCTATATACCGATGGCATTTATGAGGCTGAAAATGCCCATGGTGAGCAGTTCGGCCGCGAAGGGGTTAGTGACTTTATCGCGGAATTAGAGGATGATATGCCGGTCCAAGAGGTGATTGATCACCTGACGGAAATGGTCGGTGAATACTGTGGTGGTAACGGCTACGGCGATGATGTCTGCATGCTGGGTGTCGAGCTTGCAGGGGTCCGTGGTTGATTGATCATCAGCTTGTTGGGGTGTGGTGGTTCCCGTGGGGATCCAGTAAGTTGCTGGGTAATGGCGTGTTTTTATATTGTAATGACATCTAGTGTGAGTCATCTTAGCTGTAATACTGGTGTGTGATGGCATCATTTACTGTTAATACACGCTATTTGAATAACATTTAAAGATATGTATTTCATGAAAACTCGAAATTCCCAGACCTGCTATCGTACAGATAGGGTTTGCCGACGAGGATTTGCCTTGGTGAGTACGATTACGGTGATGGTGCTTCTGGTGACAATCGGATTGGGTGTGGTGGCGCTTTCTACGCGCGAATCTAAAATCAGTAGTCTCAGTAGTGCAGAGGTGACGGCGCGTTCAAATGCGAGAATGGCGCTGATGATGGCTTTGGGGCGTCTGCAAGAGTGGGCCGGACCTGACCAAAGGGTGACGGCGCGTGCGGATATTCGGGAGGATGCTCACGCTGATAAGAAGTATTGGACAGGCTTTTGGGATACCCGCCAATGGGGGCCAGACCCGAACAATAGTAACCACAAAAAGATCTTGCTGGGCTATGGGGCATCAGGGGCTCCTGTGGGCGATACAGGGGATTCGATCTCGGATGAGCTGACAGGTGATTTGGTTACCTTGGTCGGGGAGGGCTCTGTTTTGAATCCGCAGCAGCAGGTTTCCGTGAATGAAATTCCAATCTTAAACAACAATCAAGTTGAGGGGAGTTATGGGTGGTGGATCGGTGATGAAGGGGTCAAGGCCAGCTACTATGCACCTGAATTAGGGGATGATTCCTGGAACAAGGCTGGTGTGTTGGGCACGGCCGCCAAGACGGGTGTCACCGCATTGAGTATAGATGGCTATGAGCAGACCGAGTCAAAAGACTTGGAGAAGTCATCATTGACGAGATCATCCATCGCCTTGCCATTCAGTGAGCCAGACTTACCCAAGCAGTATTATCATGATCTGACGACCACTTCCGTATCCTTGCTCACTGATGTGAGAACTGGTGGAGTGCAGTCAGACTTGTCCACGGCCTTTGAACTGCCACGGGAAGAGTTTAATAGCATTGCAGAGTTCCATGCCGCAGGAGAGCAGAACAATACGAACTTCTATGACGAATTGGGTACGGTGTATAATGACCCTAGGTTTTATCATTCCTCTTCTTCTCCCGAATTGGGATATGTCTGTGAGATTCCCTACGATAAAGGCTTTGTCAGAGGTGCTTCATGGGATCTGTTGAGGAATCACTACAGGTTCTACAAGCGTGAACTAGAGCGAGATCCTTGGTCGCGCGCGATGTCAGGTGTAGATGATGAGAACTTTGCTGCCAGAGGATCCTATCCACACAGTTACTCTGGGAATAAAGGCGGGGCTAATGACAAAGGAGGGGACGACTTCGGATATCACATCAGTGAGGGGCATCTCTACAGTAAAGCTTCATTTGGCACCTACGGTAACTATAGACCCTTAAGTAAGCCGAGAGGGGGGATCGCTAGTGCTAATCAAAACGGCTTGACCATCGCCCGCTCACCTAAGTTGACGCCTGTAGTGGTGCGACTGTCTATCGCCATTGGGATGGTGAAGCGTCCACTGGCGAATAGTCAGGACTGGAGTCTCGCACTCTCGTTCGACCCTTACTTGACCGTGATGAATCCCTATAACGTGCCGATTTCCTTTGAATCCATCGGGATCTGGTGCACCAAGTTCAACCCCTTGCAGGTTGAGATCGAATACACTGATCAAGGCGGAGCTAGGCGCCGAGTAAATGCAGATAAATATTTCTCAGGAAACTACTACTCCTTTGGTACCTTTAATATGATCATGGATCCTGCGGCGGGGCCATTCACGCTGAAGCCAGGGGAAACCCGGGTGCTTTCGCCTGAAAAACTGGATACAGGGAAGCAGGTTTCTTACAGCTATATCTCTACCATGAGAGGTGGGTTCTCTTATTCTGAGGACTCTGGATTTTACATGGCTAACAATACCTCGGTGAGGCCTAAAACGGGAACCTCGGTCAAGGTGAAACTGAAGGGGCGTCGATCTAACTGGGGTGCTACAGACCGTTATGTTGTCTACTTATATCATCCCAAGGGACACAATGGTTCTGCTAGAAACTTGTTTACGCATGTTCCGCCAAGAAATATGTTTGGTGACGAGGATATCCTGGATCAGCCGATCATTGCTAATATCGGTGCGAGTGCAAATGATGGAAAGACGCAGCCTAACTTTTTAGTAGAGCGTGCAGTGGGTACGAGTCAAATCCCTCAGCCGGGTGACAGTGGGTTGTATCTCGGGGTATTGGATCTGAAGATGAAGACGACGAAAGAGGATTTTCCGAGTTTGACGGTGAATCCAAGAGGTGGGGCGTATGATACTCGTGATTGGGATGGAGGTGACAGAACGAATCCTCAGTGGGCTTATGATTTGACTGCTGTCGATGATTTGTCACAGCTGCAATTGGTTGCCGGTCCAGATGGTCAAAGTTTCTGGGGAGAAGGGCGTACCGTGGCTGATGGTTCTGAGAGTACAGTGCTCTATGAGGTGCCTGAGCTGCCGATGACCTCTCTGGCTCAGTTCCAGCATGTTAATACAGGGGTGACGGGGTCATCTGGCTCCTTGCAAATAGGAAACTCATTTCCGCACCCAGGCTTGGCTGATCTGGCCAGCATCTCAGGGGAGCGAAGCACTGTTTCAGGCAGCTATTCTAGCGTCCGATCACAAGTTCTTTCTGACATGGCTTGGGCTTCTAATGATAGATTATGGGACAGATACTTTTTGTCAGGAATTAACTGGGGGGCCGCCCGTGCTGCTCGTCTGGATGCCAAGCAAGAATATGTGAGTCATGATGCGGCAATCCAGGCTCTTCTGGAGGGGGATCGCTCCAGGTCATGGCCGCTCCAAAATCCGCGAATGGATCTCTTTTCAAGAGACCTGACGAAGGAACAGCAGAATGAGCTAAAGGAGTATGACAAGATTGCAAAGTATCTAGCTATATTCGGAGGTTTCAACGTGAACTCCACCTCGGTGAGTGCTTGGAAGGCCCTCTTCTCAAGCATGAGAGATGCGGAAGTCACCTATGTGAAAAATGGGGCCAAGGTTTCCAGGAAAGTACAGGGTGGCTTCAGCCGCTTCACGGTGCCCAGCTCTGATCCGGGAGAGGTCTTTGGGGCTTTGAGGGAGTTGAGTGAAAATGAGATCGAAGCGTTGGCTGAAGCGATGGTCAAACAAGTTAAACTACGTGGCCCTTTCATGGGGCTTGGTGAATTCGTTAATCGATCAATTACAGATGAGAACCGTGATGGTACTGATTTGGGGGCGGTTGGAGCCTTACAGGCTGCGATTGAATCCGTTGGGCTGAACGATAGTCTTACCCAGAAGCCTGTTACACAGAATATTGAGAATGTGAGCTATTCGGTTGATGGGAAAACTCGTGATATCAGTAACTACGCAGGTGCATCCGGATATCTCACTCAGGCGGATGTGCTCAGTGCGGTGGGAGGTGTGCTCAGAGCGCGCTCGGATACTTTTGTCATCCGTGCCTATGGATCTGCGAAAGATAAAAATGGAAAAGTTCTTGCCGAAGCCTGGTGTGAAGCTGTCGTCCAGAGAACTCCGGAATGGTGCGAGCCTACAGATGAAAAGGCCTATCAGCAGAGGTCATCTTACCCGCAGCAAATTACTGACGAGGACAAGGAGAATTTCGTGATGCAACAGTTCGAAGCAAATGACAAGTTGTCCCCGATCAATGAAAAGTTGGGGCGCAAATTTAAGATCAAGTCCTTCAAGTGGCTGAACTCAGATGAAGTTTAATAGCGCCTACAGTATAATTGTAAATTTAAGATCATGAGGAATATATTGATGACGCTGCTTTTGACGGTGCTTCCGTTGCTAGGACAGGAATCTGAAGTAAACCCTGCTGAAGGAGGTATGCCTCGTAGTGGGAAATTCTATAAAGTCTCTTGTTTTGGAGACTGGAAGTTAGGAGAGGTTTTTGTGCAGAAAGGGCGCACCCAAGAGGATGTCGTGGAACTTGAAATTATGAATATGGGGTATTCCGCAAAGATGCCCTACAAGTTGGATAAGCCTGTTCGTTTTTTACAAAAAACGGAGGATGAGAAAAATCCTTACAAAGTATTGTTAGAGGTGAAGATTCCAGCTGAATACAAGCAGCCTTTGATACTCCTAGTGCCGGAGGGTAAGAAGCTGAAGTATAAGATATTTGAAATCGATCCATCAGTGTTTCCTTACGGTGCTTGTCAGCTGGTCAACTTCTCCGGGCTCAAATTACAGGTCGCCCTGAACAAAGATAACCGCAACCTGTCCCCCGGGGGTGCTCAGATGTTTGCTCCGATTGATCAAAATAGAGAGAAGGCTTGGCTGCGCATCGGAGATGTCGGTACTAAGAAGTTGATCTTCTCAAGCATGATGATGAGGCGACAACAAAAGCGTATGCTCGTTTTTCTGCTGAATGATAAAGACCAGAAAGGCGTAAATCGGGTGAAAACCAGAATGCTTATTGATTTCAAGCCGGCTAAGAAGAAAGCCATTCAATAATGCTCTCTTGGCTTGAAGCAAAAAATGTCCTGTAGACAGGGTCTACAGGACAAGGATTACCAATGTTGTTTTTTCTGTAACTGGGTACGGAAAATTTCTATCGACGACGGCGGGCAAGTAAGCTGATGCCTGCCAGTCCAAGCAGTGCTGTGGAGGAAGGCTCAGGGACGGAGACAAACTTGACTTCTCCGAGACCGACTCGGTCGCCGCCGCTGCCTACACCAAAGTAGTTATCGGTAATGGTAATGCGGACGGAGTCCGCATTGATCGCGGAGAAGTTCACGGTCTCAGGTGTGCCTGCGCCTAGAGCCGTCGTTTGGGAGAAGTTTACTGCATTGCCGTAGGCTCCGCCACCTACGGAGAATTCGATGGTAAAGTCTTTGGCTTCGTTGCCGGTTCCGCCGTTAGAGTAGCCCCAGTAGACGAAATCGGTGAGAGTGTATTCACCGCCGAGGTCGAAAGTGAGGACTGGATTGCCTGGCCCGTCGGCAAAGTAGTCGCCTCCACCTGGGGCTGGGTCTGCCGTTACCCAGCCAAGTGAGTCATTGCTGGTATTGCTATGGGTGATGGTGGTGTAGTTGGCGAAGTCCGCAGACCCGCTGAGCCCTGCATTGTCTATGAGGCCAACTGTTGCCTTGTAGGTGTCTGTCGCATCTGTGTCAGAGACTACGCTAATAGGAGTGATCAGGACGGCACCGTGGGATAGGGAGGCTAGCGTGAGTGTCGCCAGAGCTCCGAGTGTTGTGTGTTTCATGGTATAGTCAGAGTTGATGTTTTCTCCTCAAAGAAAATGAGGAATCGATAACTATACCAATGCCGGTGATAAACTGACAATGATGGCAGAGAAAATGAAACTATTCTACTCTGTAACCGTTTCGGTAGGGCTGATTGAGGAAGATGAGTTCTTTTCCATCCCTTAGTTGGTGTTTCTCGATGATGTTGGCCTGTTTCCCTTTGATTGTTCGTGGGATCGTCAGAGTAAGGATACCATCCGTGACTTCCCAACTAGCACCTGCGAAATCCGGCGTTTGCCGTCCATTGATGCTATAGGTGGCTGTTCGGTCGGCATGGAAGGTGCGGCGGTGGATGTCCTCATTGTGGCGGTATTCCCAAGTGCCGACAAAGGCCTCAGCGTCTGACATCAAAGACTGCGTATCTTCAAACAAGAGTGTCCCCGTTGAGTCTGGACTAAAATGGCCAACTTTATCGTCGCCGCGGTTATCGGCGATCACCAAAAGATGAAGTGTCCAGGTGTCGTTCCGATTTGGTCGCTCATTGATGTGGAACTTGTAGGTGTTGTTCTCGCTGCGGGCGATGAGGCCTGTCATTCCCATATGGTTGTCTTGGGTGATCGTGACGCCGTTTTTTCGTAACTCAGCATTCTGGATGACGAGTGCATCCCTTCCGTGCATCCACTTGACAATGGCTTGGTAGTCACCCGCTTTCCAGACTAGGTGAGAGACATCGAATACCAATTCGCTAAGCTCAGTGGTGGGAGTCTCGGGGAGGGTCCATGGAAATTCTCTGCTCGGCAGTTCACGGATGAATTCGGTGCGGTCGAAGGGGATGGAGGAAAAGTGCTCGCCGTTAGATCCGCCGTACTTAATGGCATGGTTCTCAAGCACCTTCATCGGGGTGTGACCGTTTTTTGCATGTACCTCCACTTCTCCTCGAAAGACGCCGACTTCGACAGGTCTGTGATCTCCCGGGATGTGTAGAGCGAATTCGGTGCCGAGATCGATGACTTTGCCTTCTGTGTAGTTGATGGTGAAGCCCTCCGCCCCATCGGGTACGTCGGCTACCACGCGGCCTTGGTTCATGTAGGCTTCGTTGTCGCCAGTGACTTTGAAGCTGGCAGGTCCCTCTATCAGCGCCCGAACTCCGCTTTGGAAAGTGATCTCCACGAGTCCCGAGTCGATGGTGATGGGCCTGCTCTCGTTAGTCAGGTCAATGCTTTCCGGGGCGGAGCCGTTCCAAGTGACACCTATCAGGCTAGTGATGGAGGCTTTGGCATTGCTTGTGCTGGGCTGATCATTGAGTGCAACCGCTGGAGTGGGTGATTCGTTGAATAAAAGTTTTCCGGTGATGAGCCCGGTGCCGAAGAGGAGGACGGCTGCTGCTGCGTACCTTGGCCATAGCTTGACTTTCCTCGGCTGTTTTTGGAATGGTGCGACCTCATTGGAGCTCAGATGTGGAAGATTGGCTTCCACTGCTGTCAATTGCAGGTAGTAATCGAGGTTGGAATCGTTTTCTAACAATTCCTCGAGTCTTGCCATTTCGACTCTGGTAAGAGACTTGGAAAGGCTTTTGCTGGTGAGGTTGATTAATTCGACAGACGGTTTCACGATAAAAAACTACTCTACTTGTTAAGCTGCTCCTTGATGCAGTGTGCGAGTTTGACTCGAACTCGGGAAATGGACTTATGGATGGAATCTGCTGACTTGCCGATTTCCTTGGCAAATTCCTTGAGCGAGCGTTGCTTGATGTATTTTTCAGAAATGATGCTTTGCTCTTCTTGCTTAAGCAGAGAGACACAGTGTCTCAGAGCTGTGAGCGTATCATTCTGTTGGCTGAAAGTTTCTTCCGCCCTGGAGGCGATTCTTTGGAAGATGGCTTCATCGAAGACGACTTCCCCCCTGCGGATGCGATCCCGACGGTGGGCCATGGTCTTGAAGTAGGCTACTCTAAATGCCCAGGCCTTGAAGCTAGTGCCGGGCTTGAATTCACTGTGCCTCTGCCAGAGGAAGATATTCGTTTCCTGGATAATATCCTCGATATCCTCCCCCGTACCATTGATTGAGATGATGTACGCCCTGACGTCCGGTTGGATATCCGCAATCCACTGCTCGACCTGCTCGGAGGAGGCGCTGGGTGTGGTTTGACGATGTTTCGGATGCAATTCCATGGCCATATTCGGGCGAGATCTAAGAACTATACCGTATTGTGGCCAAAACTGACAAAGAACATTTCTTTAGGAAATAAAACACCCCGACCAAAAATTGATCGAGGTGGGAAGTAAGAGCGAATAGTTGAGAGGCTTAGCGTATTTCGTTTCCTTTGCCGAAGTCGAACTGGAATTGAAGCCAGATGCTGTCCTCACCACCGAATTCAGATGAATGGTCGTGATTGTACTGGAGACGTGCATGGCCGCCTGCGTAATCGTTGAATTCGAAGCTGCGGGTCAGAGCCAGGGAGGCGCGATGGCGCTCGGGTAGTTCTTCTACGTGGTCTACGCCTTCAATGTAGCCATAACGAGCACCCAGTTCCCAGTTGTCCATGAAGCCATATCCAATGTGGGTGTGAATGCCCCATTCCTCAGCAGAGCCGCTGACATCGCCATCCTCGGATGCGAAATCAAATTCACGATATACTGCTTCTACAAGAGTGCGAATGTGCTTACCGCCAGGTTCTAGGCCGTTCTCCCTCCACATGTACTGTAGGTCTAGACCGTAGATGTCCGTGCTCTTGCCGTAGCCATTGTCGCCAGTCATGAAGCTTGCGCCATAGGTGAACTGGTGGAAGTCAGTGTGGTTGTATTGTCCCATCCAGCGTACGGTGATGATGTCGTCAGCCAGTGCAGCTTCCTCGCCATGGATTTCCTCATCGTGATCGTCATCATCGTCGTCATGGTGATCGTCGTGATCTTCATGGTGACCATGCTCGTGGTCATGAGCAATGGCGTCTCCGTAGGCTACAGAAATCATTGAGGTGTGCTCTGTAGGGAGTCTCCAGGAGAGTTCCGCCGAGTTCGTGAGCAGGCCCTCGTTACCGAGAAAACGGGCGGTGATGAGGTTGGCATCGACAAAGTGCCAGCCGTGTAGGTGAACATTGTTCTGTGATGTAACACGGTTGAGCAGGCGGCCACCGCGTACTTCAAATCCGCCGGGTAGTTCGCGCAGCTTGATGAAAGCTTCTTCCCATTCACCGTCGAGCTTATTGTCGAGATCAAGAAAGAGGTTGTAGTTTACGAAGGAGGCAAAATGGTCTCCGTATTGTGTAGCAAATCCTAGCTCGATTCCTTGCAGGCTGAATTCATCGTTTGGATCGTGGGCGTGACTGGCCAACGCGTCTTCGTCCGTGGAGGAAGCTCCAATGGTGGTGTTAATGTGGGCAAAGGGGTCAAGCAGGAAGTCACTGGCATGAAGGGGGGAGCACAGAAGTGATCCCAAACCCATCGCTGTGAGGTAGGTCTTATGCATCTTAGTTATTTGTTATTGTTGTTGAGGTGAAGGGAGGTAGGAGAATTTAGCGGAGAGCTTTGACGATCGAATTTACGTTGTGCTGGAACATGCCGATGATGGAATTATGGCTATCCGCGTAGAGTGAGTCGCCCACCTTGGCACCGGATTCCTTCGCGATGCTCTGGATGCTCTTGGTGTTGGCCATTTTCTCGGGAAAAATAGCTTTGACCTTATTACTGCGGATAGTCGCTACTGCTTCAGCAACGTATTGCGGGGTGGCTGACTGTTCTTTGTTCAAGCCCTGTACGGGGATGGACTTGAAACCGAACTCCTTGCAGAAGTATCCGTACGCGGCGTGAGCGGTTGCCAGATGGCGCTGGTCGCGTGGAATGCCGGCGATTTGCTTCTTGGCCCAGGTTTTTGTGGAGGAGAGCTGGCTTCGGTAGGCTTTCGCATTAGCCTTGTAGTGATCCTTGTTTGAGGGGTCTAGCTCCGCAAATTCATCGGCCACGATAGAGGTTGCTCGGCGCCAGTTGTCGATGGACTGCCACCAGTGAGGATCAAGTGCTCCATGAGAGTGTTTAGGACAACAGGCGTAAAGCGAGCCTTCGGAGGAAATAGTCAGGGAAGGAATC
The sequence above is drawn from the Rubritalea squalenifaciens DSM 18772 genome and encodes:
- a CDS encoding SpoIIE family protein phosphatase, with amino-acid sequence MIPPEEDRLELALRASNEGIWQWRVSDHSVQYSDRVLGFLDCSSDNAPNIFTDIDRCFHENDREHFKRVLEGVLKQDGKELFGVDIRFLKDSGSISWLRIRGACVRDDEGYPLMIAGSIIDISRRKEAELALEEERHLIRMLIENIPNNVYFKDMDSRFVMANQATAEKMGLKNSAELIGKTDHDFFTAQHADKSRRDELEIMLSGHPQESTVERETWVGQEDSYVITTKIPWYDRRGNVKGTFGVTSDVSALVTTQLRLSKVAEELRIRNRIYEEELQLAHDIQRAVLDDEIPDISIQGGHQLSFATKYIPASEMAGDFYEVIPISKTEVGLLICDVMGHGVRSALIVSMLRGLLERERDSARLPEWLLYGLNDGLYRILNKSGITMFATALYMVFDLEAGRINYSSAGHPMPMLKKDGKVSFLKSDQEVVGPALGLLPETPYCGDSLSFDAFNQLYLYTDGIYEAENAHGEQFGREGVSDFIAELEDDMPVQEVIDHLTEMVGEYCGGNGYGDDVCMLGVELAGVRG
- a CDS encoding discoidin domain-containing protein produces the protein MKHTTLGALATLTLASLSHGAVLITPISVVSDTDATDTYKATVGLIDNAGLSGSADFANYTTITHSNTSNDSLGWVTADPAPGGGDYFADGPGNPVLTFDLGGEYTLTDFVYWGYSNGGTGNEAKDFTIEFSVGGGAYGNAVNFSQTTALGAGTPETVNFSAINADSVRITITDNYFGVGSGGDRVGLGEVKFVSVPEPSSTALLGLAGISLLARRRR
- a CDS encoding FecR domain-containing protein produces the protein MKPSVELINLTSKSLSKSLTRVEMARLEELLENDSNLDYYLQLTAVEANLPHLSSNEVAPFQKQPRKVKLWPRYAAAAVLLFGTGLITGKLLFNESPTPAVALNDQPSTSNAKASITSLIGVTWNGSAPESIDLTNESRPITIDSGLVEITFQSGVRALIEGPASFKVTGDNEAYMNQGRVVADVPDGAEGFTINYTEGKVIDLGTEFALHIPGDHRPVEVGVFRGEVEVHAKNGHTPMKVLENHAIKYGGSNGEHFSSIPFDRTEFIRELPSREFPWTLPETPTTELSELVFDVSHLVWKAGDYQAIVKWMHGRDALVIQNAELRKNGVTITQDNHMGMTGLIARSENNTYKFHINERPNRNDTWTLHLLVIADNRGDDKVGHFSPDSTGTLLFEDTQSLMSDAEAFVGTWEYRHNEDIHRRTFHADRTATYSINGRQTPDFAGASWEVTDGILTLTIPRTIKGKQANIIEKHQLRDGKELIFLNQPYRNGYRVE
- a CDS encoding sigma-70 family RNA polymerase sigma factor; translation: MELHPKHRQTTPSASSEQVEQWIADIQPDVRAYIISINGTGEDIEDIIQETNIFLWQRHSEFKPGTSFKAWAFRVAYFKTMAHRRDRIRRGEVVFDEAIFQRIASRAEETFSQQNDTLTALRHCVSLLKQEEQSIISEKYIKQRSLKEFAKEIGKSADSIHKSISRVRVKLAHCIKEQLNK
- a CDS encoding metal ABC transporter substrate-binding protein encodes the protein MKIITLLCMLIVAPCAFAKMKVATLSPLLADLARQVGGDKVEVVDLMGPNGDPHTFRPSPSALQEANGAKIYLVNGKNLEPFLPNLKSIVGNKATILEVGRKIPSLTISSEGSLYACCPKHSHGALDPHWWQSIDNWRRATSIVADEFAELDPSNKDHYKANAKAYRSQLSSTKTWAKKQIAGIPRDQRHLATAHAAYGYFCKEFGFKSIPVQGLNKEQSATPQYVAEAVATIRSNKVKAIFPEKMANTKSIQSIAKESGAKVGDSLYADSHNSIIGMFQHNVNSIVKALR